From candidate division KSB1 bacterium:
CAGAAGCCGGGCAAGTTCCATCATCTGCGCGTCAGTCACCACAAGCACCGATTCGGTGTTCTTGGCGTCCAGGCACCTCGAAAGCACAAGTCGGGCCGCCTGCTGAAGTTTGTTCATACCCCCCTTCCCTTCGTGTCTTGCTGAGTCGTCACGTGCTCCGGCATCCGTCGCCCATGTCACCTTCTGCGCGGAAGTCACCCAAGGGTTCTCCGACTTGGTGGCAGACCGCCGTTGTCTGCAGCCCTTGGATTGGCATCGAAACGCGCAACGGTCGCCCATGAACAGCCAGGGAAACCGTCGCTCCACGCTACGCGTAGAGGTGGGGCCTCCGTGGTAGTGGAGGCCCCAGCTTCACATTCACCTCCGGCTTTCTGGGCCTTGCCACTAGCGGGCAATCACATTACGGCGGGCGCTGCGGGTTCATTGGGGTCGCCAGCGTTGCCCAACGGCACCTTGACCAGCAAATACCCCAGCGCCACGATGACCAACAGACTGACCAAGTAGGACGAATTTTGCCACAGGTTCGGGATGCCTACGCCGAAGAAGACCAGTGCAGCCACAATAAGGCCCACCAGTGCCTCTCCGGCGATAAGGCCTGAGGCAAGCAGGATACCCCGGTTTTCAATCCTGGTCTTCTGGTTTTCGTTGTACTGTCGGCGTGCAACCACCATATCGATGACCCAGCGGATGATGCCGCCGACGAAAATGGCCGCCACCGTCTCGAACGACAAGTACATGCCCACGCAGACCAGCATGGGGCTCCGCACTTGGACAAGGATGAAGCCGATAGCCAAGACAATGCCCACTATGATCAAGGGCCACACCATCTGCCCGCCCACGATACCTTGCGAGAGCTTCGCCATGAGG
This genomic window contains:
- a CDS encoding OPT/YSL family transporter, whose product is HILGGTPWRMQVGDFIGVLISALVMWIPLFILNAGDLKMAEIKGYQGGFGGDVLAAPQATLMAKLSQGIVGGQMVWPLIIVGIVLAIGFILVQVRSPMLVCVGMYLSFETVAAIFVGGIIRWVIDMVVARRQYNENQKTRIENRGILLASGLIAGEALVGLIVAALVFFGVGIPNLWQNSSYLVSLLVIVALGYLLVKVPLGNAGDPNEPAAPAVM